Part of the Luteibacter yeojuensis genome is shown below.
CGGCAGCCCCGTCTCGTCGCCCCTCCGCAGGCAGGGGTCCAGCGACTTCCTCGCGACCTCCTGTGAAATCCGGGGTTCCTGCCTTCGCAGGAACGACAGGCGCCGATTCGACCCTCTTGGCTTCATTCGTCCCGGCACCCACAATGGCTCCCATGCTTCCCCGGGCAACCACCCCATGTGCCTGATCGCTTTCGCCTGGCAAGCGCATCCGCGCTGGCGCCTCGTCCTCCTGGGTAATCGCGACGAATTCCACGCCCGCCCGACCGCTCCGCTGGCACCCTGGGACGAAGCCCCGCAGATCGTCGCAGGCCGCGATCTCGAAGCCGGCGGCACATGGGCCGGCGTCGGTACGCAGGGGCGCGCCAGTGTCATCACCAATGTGCGCGATCTCACGGCGGACCATAGCGGCCTTTCGCGGGGGCTGCTGGTGGCCGATTACCTCAGTTCCACGGTCCCGGCGCGCACGCATGCCATCGAACTGATGGCGAGTGCCGGGCAGTACCGCCCCTTCAACCTGCTCACCTTCGACCGCGAAGACGCCTATTACCTGGGCAACCATCCGCATGCGCGGGCGCAACCGGTCGAACCCGGTGTCCATGGGCTGAGCAATGCGGACTTCAATGCGCCCTGGCCCAAGACGCGCACCCTGGTCCACCGGCTGCAGGAGTGGATCGCGGCGGGAGGGGACGAGGATACGGATGCGCTTTTCGCCATGCTCTCCGACCAGGGGCGTTGGCCGGACGACGTGCTGCCGGACACCGGCATCGGCATCGAGCGCGAGCGTTTCCTTTCGAGCGCGTTCATCGTCGGGGACCGCTACGGCACCCGGGCCAGCACGATCGTCCTGATCGACCGCGAAGACCGCGCCACCATCGTGGAACGTCGCTTCGGCCCCAATGGCGTCCCCGAAGGCCAGACCCGCCAAGACCTGTGAGCCGGTCTTGTGCTACGACCTCGCGCTGCACTGGCTCCACCCTGTAGGAGCCGCTATAGCGGCGAGAAAACCTCGCGATCACCCGGCAAGATTGCTCTCGCCGCTATAGCGGCTCCTACAAGAAGGCGGCACCGTTGGTCGTTTCCAGTCCAAAGTCTTTTGCCCGCCGGGCAATTGAATCGCCCGTTTCATGCCCCGACGATCGGGCGAGCATCCCTTTCTTCTTTTCCCGGAGTTTCCATGCAAATCGACCTCAGCAACCGCAGCGCCATCGTCACCGGTTCCACCGCCGGTATCGGCCTGGCCATCGCCACGGGTCTCGCGAAGGCAGGTGCCTCGGTGGTGATTACCGGCCGGACCCAGGCGCGCGTCGACGAGGCCATCGCCGCCGTCAGGAAAGTCGCCTCGGACGCGAAGATCTCGGGCGTCGCGGCCGACCTCGGTACCGCCGAAGGCGGCGCGGCGCTGATCGCGGCCGTGCCCCAGACCGATATCCTCGTGAACAACCTCGGCATCTTCGAGCCGCGCGATTTCTTCGAGATCGACGACGCCGAATGGAGCCGCTTCTTCGACGTGAACGTGATCTCCGGCGTGCGCCTGTCGCGTCACTACGCCAAGGGCATGGCCGAGCGCGGCTGGGGCCGCGTGCAGTTCATCTCCAGCGAATCGAGCATCCAGACGCCGCCGGAGATGGTGCACTACGGCGTGACCAAGACCGCCCAGCTCGCGGTATCGCGAGGTCTGGCCGAAGTGCTCGCGGGTACCGGCGTCACCGTGAACGCGGTGCTTCCCGGCCCGACCCTGTCCGAAGGCGTCAGCGAATTCTTCGGCAAGATCGCGAAGAACGAAGGCAAGACACAGGAGCAGGTGGAGCGCGAATTCATCCAGACGCATCGTCCCACGTCGCTCATCAAGCGTCTGCTCAGCGTGGACGAAGTGGCCAACGTCTCGGTGTTCCTCGCTTCGGAAGAAGCATCCGGCACCACCGGGGCGTCGTTCCGCGTAGACGGCGGCGTAGCCCGCCTAATTCTCTGACCGCGCGCGCGGCTCCTGCCATGGTGTAGGAGCCGCTACAGCGGCGAGGCACGGTTCCTCAATCCCCAACCTGACAAACGATGCGCGCAAACGCCCCATCGTTCCGCTGAAACTCCGGCCGCGGCGAATGAAAGTGCCGATCGCTCAAGGTGACGGCCGTCACTTTATCCATGCGAAAGAACTTCCATCCCGCGGACACCCCGGACGCGCTGGCACCCGCGACCTGATAGGCGCTCAGCAGGCGATCCCCCGCATGATCGTCGCCATACACATAAGGCTGCACCAGCCGCTCGGCCCCACCGTACTCGACGACAAGCAGCCGCATCGAGCGGATCGCTTCGCAGATGGTCTCCTCGAAGCCGCTCACGACAGCTCGCCATCGACGTAATACCAGCGACCGTCCTCGCGGACGAAGCGGCTGACTTCGTGCATGCGTTCCGCGCTTCCGCCGCCCATACGTAGCCGTGCGACGAATTCGACGATCGCGGTATCGGGTGTGGGATTTTCGTGGCGCTTCACCGAGAGACCGAGCCAGGTTGGCTTGGGCGATTGTGTCGATAAACCGAGCGACGAAGGCCGCGTACTCGGATGCCATGTCTCCAGAAGATATTCCTCGAGACCTAGCTTG
Proteins encoded:
- a CDS encoding NRDE family protein, which codes for MCLIAFAWQAHPRWRLVLLGNRDEFHARPTAPLAPWDEAPQIVAGRDLEAGGTWAGVGTQGRASVITNVRDLTADHSGLSRGLLVADYLSSTVPARTHAIELMASAGQYRPFNLLTFDREDAYYLGNHPHARAQPVEPGVHGLSNADFNAPWPKTRTLVHRLQEWIAAGGDEDTDALFAMLSDQGRWPDDVLPDTGIGIERERFLSSAFIVGDRYGTRASTIVLIDREDRATIVERRFGPNGVPEGQTRQDL
- a CDS encoding SDR family NAD(P)-dependent oxidoreductase, which encodes MQIDLSNRSAIVTGSTAGIGLAIATGLAKAGASVVITGRTQARVDEAIAAVRKVASDAKISGVAADLGTAEGGAALIAAVPQTDILVNNLGIFEPRDFFEIDDAEWSRFFDVNVISGVRLSRHYAKGMAERGWGRVQFISSESSIQTPPEMVHYGVTKTAQLAVSRGLAEVLAGTGVTVNAVLPGPTLSEGVSEFFGKIAKNEGKTQEQVEREFIQTHRPTSLIKRLLSVDEVANVSVFLASEEASGTTGASFRVDGGVARLIL
- a CDS encoding YchJ family protein, yielding MTPSLVQPCPCDGETPYSACCGQWHGGLAAPTAEALMRSRYSAYKLGLEEYLLETWHPSTRPSSLGLSTQSPKPTWLGLSVKRHENPTPDTAIVEFVARLRMGGGSAERMHEVSRFVREDGRWYYVDGELS